From Micromonospora rifamycinica, a single genomic window includes:
- a CDS encoding ABC transporter ATP-binding protein, whose translation MSLLDVRDLSVVFQRRGERPFTAVDQVSFTVEPGQTVGLVGESGCGKSVTSLAIMGLLPKRGNRVTGEVLFEGTDLLGLRPDDLRDRRGRDIGMIFQDPLSSLNPVIPIGVQVAEVLERHRGMDRRKALREARELLDAVGIPDPDRRLTEFPHQISGGMRQRALIAIALACKPRLLIADEPTTALDVTIQAQILTLLKQLVDETGTALIMITHDLGVVAGLCDTVNVLYGGKVVERAARHDLFARPRHPYTHGLLSSVPRLDSVRGERLHAIRGSVADNIPWVEGCAFAPRCDNVVDACLDGPPPLEPTASGGDLRCNNPVSEEVAVP comes from the coding sequence ATGAGCCTGCTCGACGTACGCGACCTGAGCGTGGTGTTCCAGCGGCGGGGCGAACGGCCGTTCACCGCGGTCGACCAGGTCAGTTTCACCGTGGAGCCGGGGCAGACCGTGGGCCTGGTCGGTGAGTCCGGCTGCGGCAAGAGCGTGACCAGCCTGGCGATCATGGGGCTGCTCCCCAAGCGGGGCAACCGGGTCACCGGCGAGGTGCTGTTCGAGGGCACCGACCTGCTCGGGCTCCGCCCGGACGACCTGCGGGACCGGCGGGGCCGGGACATCGGCATGATCTTCCAGGACCCGCTCTCCTCGCTGAACCCGGTCATCCCGATCGGGGTGCAGGTCGCCGAGGTGCTGGAACGGCACCGGGGAATGGACCGGCGCAAGGCGCTGCGGGAGGCCCGGGAGCTGCTCGACGCGGTCGGCATCCCGGACCCGGACCGCCGGCTGACGGAGTTCCCGCACCAGATCTCCGGCGGCATGCGGCAGCGCGCCCTGATCGCCATCGCGCTGGCCTGCAAGCCCCGGCTGCTCATCGCCGACGAGCCGACCACCGCGCTGGACGTGACCATCCAGGCGCAGATCCTCACCCTGCTCAAGCAGCTGGTGGACGAGACCGGCACCGCGCTCATCATGATCACCCACGATCTCGGGGTGGTGGCGGGCCTCTGCGACACGGTCAACGTGCTCTACGGCGGCAAGGTGGTGGAGCGGGCCGCCCGGCACGACCTGTTCGCCCGGCCCCGGCACCCGTACACGCACGGGTTGCTCAGCTCGGTGCCCCGGCTCGACTCGGTGCGGGGCGAACGGCTGCACGCGATCCGGGGCTCGGTGGCCGACAACATCCCGTGGGTCGAGGGCTGCGCCTTCGCACCCCGCTGCGACAACGTGGTGGACGCCTGCCTGGACGGCCCGCCACCGTTGGAGCCCACCGCCTCCGGCGGCGACCTGCGATGCAACAACCCCGTTTCGGAGGAGGTGGCGGTGCCGTGA
- a CDS encoding ABC transporter permease, with translation MSDPTTRPGVGKPRTGDSPVDHPAGTPADHPAGTPADHPAGTPADRSGGSPAELRERSIGRLGDRKRARLDELARATADQGGVSLYRDALRRLRRNPVAIVGFVIVGLFVLVALFAPLIAPHDPVQRFDELTRDLTVDSIPGATAGHPFGSDPLGRDFLSRMIHGSRQTLFVGVLATLIGLTLGVLLGAVAGAFGGWVDVVLMRLTDVMLALPSLLLAITLVAMASRSSQWTVIFAVAIVSVPIFARLLRGSMLAQRESDHVLAARALGVKERNIVLRHMLPNSLTAVIVQATLTFAVAILDAAALSFLGLGDPDINRAEWGLMLGVDGQRYFEVRPELAYYPALAIIVVALGFTLLGEAMREAIDPKNRR, from the coding sequence ATGAGCGATCCGACCACCCGTCCCGGCGTGGGCAAGCCCCGCACCGGCGACAGCCCCGTCGACCACCCGGCCGGCACCCCCGCCGACCACCCGGCCGGCACCCCCGCCGACCACCCGGCCGGCACCCCCGCCGACCGGTCCGGCGGCAGTCCGGCCGAGCTGCGGGAGCGCAGCATCGGCCGGCTCGGCGACCGCAAGCGGGCCCGGCTCGACGAGCTGGCCCGGGCCACCGCGGACCAGGGCGGGGTCAGCCTCTACCGGGACGCGCTGCGCCGGTTGCGCCGCAACCCGGTGGCCATCGTCGGCTTCGTCATCGTCGGGCTGTTCGTGCTGGTGGCGCTCTTCGCCCCGCTGATCGCCCCGCACGACCCGGTGCAGCGCTTCGACGAGCTGACCCGGGACCTGACGGTGGACAGCATCCCGGGTGCCACCGCCGGGCACCCGTTCGGCTCGGATCCGCTCGGCCGGGACTTCCTCTCCCGGATGATCCACGGCAGCCGGCAGACCCTCTTCGTCGGCGTGCTCGCCACCCTGATCGGCCTGACCCTGGGCGTGCTGCTCGGCGCGGTCGCCGGGGCCTTCGGCGGTTGGGTCGACGTGGTGCTGATGCGGCTCACCGACGTGATGCTGGCGCTGCCCAGCCTGCTGCTGGCGATCACCCTGGTCGCGATGGCGAGCCGGTCGAGCCAGTGGACGGTCATCTTCGCGGTGGCCATCGTCAGCGTGCCGATCTTCGCCCGACTGCTACGCGGCTCGATGCTGGCCCAGCGGGAGAGCGACCACGTCCTCGCCGCGCGGGCGTTGGGCGTCAAGGAACGCAACATCGTGCTGCGGCACATGCTGCCCAACTCGTTGACCGCGGTGATCGTGCAGGCCACCCTGACCTTCGCGGTGGCGATCCTGGACGCGGCGGCGCTGTCCTTCCTCGGCCTCGGCGACCCGGACATCAACCGGGCCGAGTGGGGCCTGATGCTCGGTGTCGACGGCCAGCGCTACTTCGAGGTCCGCCCCGAGCTGGCCTACTACCCGGCGTTGGCGATCATCGTGGTCGCGCTCGGCTTCACCCTGCTCGGTGAGGCGATGCGCGAGGCGATCGACCCGAAGAACCGGCGGTGA
- a CDS encoding HNH endonuclease family protein, with the protein MRTRSGGRAAVAAALAALLALGVGGCDVSVEEPEAPPANSGNVGEQLSELTVAEAGSMKGYSRNRFPHWRDTGKNCDVRDSVLQRDGKDIRLSGCNVVGGRWESVYDGRTFTDPSDVDIDHMVPLANAWRSGADEWDDAKRGDFANDLTRPQLFAVSASSNRSKGDQDPSQWKPPNRAYWCTYAEHWVAVKHHWRLTVTSAEKAAISDMLGGCTWASKR; encoded by the coding sequence GTGCGTACCAGATCAGGAGGCCGCGCGGCGGTGGCGGCGGCCCTTGCCGCGCTGCTCGCCCTCGGCGTGGGTGGTTGTGACGTCTCGGTGGAGGAGCCGGAGGCCCCTCCCGCCAACTCCGGCAACGTCGGTGAGCAACTCTCGGAGTTGACCGTCGCCGAGGCCGGCTCGATGAAGGGCTACAGCCGGAACCGCTTCCCGCACTGGCGGGACACCGGCAAGAACTGCGACGTCCGGGACAGCGTGCTCCAGCGGGACGGCAAGGACATCCGTCTCTCCGGCTGCAACGTCGTCGGTGGGCGGTGGGAGAGCGTCTACGACGGGCGGACCTTCACCGACCCCTCCGACGTGGACATCGACCACATGGTGCCGCTGGCCAACGCGTGGCGTTCCGGCGCCGACGAGTGGGACGACGCCAAGCGGGGTGACTTCGCCAACGACCTGACCCGGCCGCAGCTCTTCGCGGTCTCCGCCAGCTCCAACCGGTCCAAGGGTGACCAGGACCCGTCGCAGTGGAAACCGCCGAACCGCGCCTACTGGTGCACGTACGCGGAACACTGGGTAGCGGTGAAGCACCACTGGCGGTTGACGGTGACCAGCGCCGAGAAGGCCGCCATCAGCGACATGTTGGGGGGGTGCACATGGGCGAGCAAGCGGTGA
- a CDS encoding ABC transporter permease, with protein MLRVIVRRLLQLVVTLIALSALIFVWLRNLPGGPVEALLGERATPERRALLIKALGYDQPILVQYGKFMQRVLTGDLGNSIRTGDPVTDVIARAFPATIELAVAAMIIAVGLGVPLGYLAARYRGRLLDNLTIAGTLLGISIPIFFLGYLLKDVLTQDIHWFPPSGRISTGMDNTSVTGFYVLDGLLTREFDASADALWHLILPAITLATIPLAVIVRITRASVLDVLNEDYVRTAEAKGLRHRTIRGRHILRNALLPVVTTIGLQTGALLSGAVLTEKVYNWGGLGTLITDSISGGRDYPVLQAIILLAALVFVVVNLLVDLSYAFIDPRVRVR; from the coding sequence ATGTTGCGAGTCATAGTCCGCCGCCTGCTGCAGCTGGTGGTGACGCTGATAGCGCTGTCCGCGCTGATCTTCGTCTGGCTGCGGAACCTGCCCGGTGGGCCGGTCGAGGCGCTGCTCGGCGAGCGGGCCACCCCGGAACGCCGGGCGCTGCTGATCAAGGCGCTCGGCTACGACCAGCCGATCCTCGTGCAGTACGGCAAGTTCATGCAGCGGGTCCTCACCGGGGACCTGGGCAACTCGATCCGGACCGGTGACCCGGTCACCGACGTCATCGCCCGCGCCTTCCCGGCCACCATCGAACTGGCCGTCGCCGCCATGATCATCGCGGTCGGTCTGGGCGTGCCGCTGGGCTACCTCGCCGCCCGCTACCGGGGCCGTCTCCTCGACAACCTGACCATCGCCGGCACCCTGCTCGGCATCTCGATCCCCATCTTCTTCCTGGGCTACCTGCTCAAGGACGTACTCACCCAGGACATCCACTGGTTCCCGCCGTCCGGGCGGATCAGCACCGGGATGGACAACACCAGTGTGACCGGGTTCTACGTCCTGGACGGCCTGCTCACCCGGGAGTTCGACGCCAGCGCCGACGCGCTCTGGCACCTGATCCTGCCGGCGATCACGCTGGCCACCATCCCGCTGGCGGTGATCGTGCGGATCACCCGGGCCAGCGTGCTCGACGTGCTCAACGAGGACTACGTGCGGACCGCCGAGGCGAAGGGCCTGCGGCACCGCACCATCCGGGGCCGGCACATCCTGCGCAACGCCCTGCTGCCGGTGGTCACCACCATCGGCCTCCAGACCGGCGCGCTGCTCTCCGGTGCGGTGCTCACCGAGAAGGTCTACAACTGGGGCGGCCTCGGCACCCTGATCACCGACTCGATCAGCGGCGGCCGGGACTACCCGGTGCTCCAGGCGATCATCCTGCTCGCCGCGCTGGTCTTCGTGGTGGTCAACCTGCTGGTCGACCTCTCCTACGCCTTCATCGACCCGAGGGTGCGTGTGCGATGA
- a CDS encoding MFS transporter, protein MTAPAHALRIRTPAGRGTLLAAILASGMVFLDSTVVNVALPRLGAELDATVAGLQWTVNGYALMLAAFVLLGGSLGDRFGRRRIFLIGVVWFAVASVLCGLAQDTSQLIAARFLQGAGGALLTPGSLAVLQASFHPDDRGRAIGTWSGLSGVSTALGPFVGGWLIDALSWRWIFFINLPLAVGVLLAAVRWVPESRDENVSRSAGRRFDIAGALLGAAALGGLTYALIDAPVRGAGSWPVLLAAGAGVLAAVSFVLLERHRGEGAMLPTTIFGSRLFSVLNVFTVLVYAALSGFTFFLSVYLQNVVGWSALRTGLATVPMTVLLLLGSARAGALSARIGPRLLLTVGPVVAAAGLLLLRRVGPGASYWWDVLPGVLLFGIGLTLVVAPLTASVLAAVADRFAGVASGFNNAASRTGGLLAVAALPLLVGLSGTGYEQAAALTGAFRGAMAWCAGLLLGGALLAALLVHRPPRAEPAA, encoded by the coding sequence ATGACCGCACCGGCTCACGCACTGCGCATCCGTACCCCGGCCGGGCGGGGGACACTGCTCGCCGCCATCCTCGCCTCGGGCATGGTCTTCCTGGACAGCACCGTGGTCAACGTGGCGCTTCCCCGGCTGGGTGCCGAACTCGACGCCACCGTGGCAGGTCTCCAGTGGACGGTCAACGGGTACGCCCTGATGCTGGCGGCCTTCGTCCTGCTCGGCGGGTCGCTGGGGGACCGGTTCGGCCGGCGGCGGATCTTCCTGATCGGAGTGGTCTGGTTCGCGGTCGCCTCGGTGCTCTGCGGGCTCGCCCAGGACACCAGCCAGCTGATCGCCGCGCGGTTCCTCCAGGGCGCGGGTGGCGCGCTGCTCACCCCGGGTTCGCTGGCGGTGCTCCAGGCGAGCTTCCACCCCGACGACCGGGGCCGGGCGATCGGCACCTGGTCCGGGCTGTCCGGCGTGTCCACCGCGCTCGGGCCGTTCGTCGGCGGTTGGCTGATCGACGCGCTCTCCTGGCGGTGGATCTTCTTCATCAACCTGCCGCTCGCGGTCGGCGTGCTGCTGGCGGCGGTGCGCTGGGTGCCGGAGAGCCGGGACGAGAACGTCTCGCGCAGCGCCGGTCGACGGTTCGACATCGCCGGTGCGCTGCTCGGCGCGGCGGCCCTGGGTGGGCTCACCTACGCCCTGATCGACGCCCCGGTACGCGGGGCCGGCTCCTGGCCGGTGCTGCTCGCCGCCGGTGCCGGTGTCCTCGCCGCGGTCTCCTTCGTGCTGCTGGAACGGCACCGGGGCGAGGGGGCGATGCTGCCCACCACGATCTTCGGCAGCCGGCTCTTCTCGGTGCTGAACGTCTTCACCGTGCTGGTCTACGCCGCGCTGAGCGGGTTCACCTTCTTCCTCTCCGTCTACCTGCAGAACGTCGTCGGCTGGTCGGCGCTGCGGACCGGGCTGGCCACCGTGCCGATGACGGTGCTGCTGCTGCTCGGTTCGGCGCGGGCCGGGGCGCTGTCGGCGCGGATCGGCCCCCGGCTGCTGCTGACCGTCGGCCCGGTCGTCGCCGCCGCCGGCCTGCTGCTGCTGCGCCGGGTCGGGCCGGGCGCGTCGTACTGGTGGGACGTGCTGCCCGGGGTGCTGCTGTTCGGGATCGGGCTGACCCTGGTGGTGGCGCCGCTGACCGCGTCGGTGCTGGCCGCCGTGGCGGACCGGTTCGCCGGGGTGGCCAGCGGCTTCAACAACGCCGCGTCGCGTACCGGCGGCCTGCTCGCGGTGGCCGCGCTGCCACTGCTGGTCGGCCTCT
- a CDS encoding ABC transporter ATP-binding protein, with product MIELRDVKVHFPIKSGLLFDRTVGYVYAVDGVSLSINAGETYGLVGESGCGKSTLGRGLLRLVEPTDGEIVFDGTDVRALKGEAMRRTRRRMQMIFQDPLSSLDPRQSVESLLVEGLKAHGLADDKEATSQRLRDTLKAVGLPASALSKYPHEFSGGQRQRIGIARALVLDPDLIVADEPVSALDVSIQAQVLNLLEDLQNERGLTYLIIAHDLAVVRHIADTVGVMYLGGLVEEATSDDLYREPMHPYTKALMSAVPVPDPLVEDRRERILLAGDLPSPTNPPPGCRFHTRCPWAQPTRCADERPALREVVGGHRVACHFAEDIAAGRLRPHEVEPELVRPDDGGAPGDPGELIPTP from the coding sequence CTGATCGAGTTGCGCGACGTCAAGGTGCACTTCCCGATCAAGAGCGGCCTGCTCTTCGACCGTACCGTCGGATACGTCTACGCGGTCGACGGCGTGTCGTTGTCGATCAACGCGGGTGAGACGTACGGGCTGGTCGGCGAGTCGGGGTGCGGCAAGTCGACGCTCGGCCGGGGCCTGCTCCGGCTGGTCGAACCGACCGACGGCGAGATCGTCTTCGACGGCACCGACGTCCGGGCGCTCAAGGGCGAGGCGATGCGCCGGACCCGCCGCCGGATGCAGATGATCTTCCAGGACCCGTTGTCCAGCCTGGACCCCCGGCAGTCGGTGGAGTCGCTGCTGGTGGAGGGGCTCAAGGCGCACGGGCTGGCCGACGACAAGGAGGCGACCAGCCAGCGGCTGCGGGACACCCTGAAGGCGGTCGGCCTGCCCGCCTCGGCGTTGAGCAAGTATCCGCACGAGTTCTCCGGCGGGCAGCGGCAGCGGATCGGCATCGCCCGTGCGCTGGTGCTCGACCCGGATCTGATCGTCGCCGACGAACCCGTCTCCGCCCTGGACGTGTCGATCCAGGCCCAGGTGCTCAACCTGCTGGAGGACCTCCAGAACGAGCGCGGGCTGACGTACCTGATCATCGCGCACGACCTGGCGGTGGTCCGGCACATCGCCGACACGGTCGGGGTGATGTACCTGGGCGGGCTGGTGGAGGAGGCGACCAGCGACGACCTCTACCGGGAGCCGATGCACCCGTACACGAAGGCGCTGATGTCGGCGGTGCCGGTGCCGGATCCGCTGGTGGAGGACCGCCGGGAGCGGATCCTGCTCGCCGGTGACCTGCCGTCGCCGACCAACCCGCCGCCCGGCTGCCGGTTCCACACCCGGTGCCCGTGGGCGCAGCCGACCCGCTGCGCCGACGAGCGACCGGCGCTGCGCGAGGTGGTCGGCGGGCACCGGGTGGCCTGCCATTTCGCCGAGGACATCGCCGCCGGTCGGCTCCGCCCGCACGAGGTGGAGCCGGAGCTCGTCCGACCGGACGACGGCGGTGCGCCGGGTGACCCCGGGGAGCTGATCCCCACCCCCTGA